In one window of Brassica rapa cultivar Chiifu-401-42 chromosome A07, CAAS_Brap_v3.01, whole genome shotgun sequence DNA:
- the LOC103832492 gene encoding cyclin-A2-4 isoform X1, which translates to MKEIAVSGNTVPLHARPVTRALASALRASKLLITSSSPNQGRVLRANSKRRAFDDDKKNASPPKKKKKRALLKDITNVTSHNNSYTTSCFSAAKLQVVVHIHNTMLLLKIVKKHVCCLQVSHFFLKVQIKKGRACSSKVASSSATSQVTDDVKLQVVSDSEGVSLSGCTGTNEASSSSKPSSRLPPRPLGRLTSTVERSCVGGSSTVASIPKFIDIDSDVKDPLLCSLYAPDIHYNLRVSELKRRPCPDFMGRTQRDVTQTMRGVLVDWLVEVSEEYTLASDTLYLTVYLIDWFLHGNCMERQRLQLLGITCMLIASKYEEIYAPRIEEFCFITDNTYTRDEVLEMESQVLKHFSFQIYTPTSKTFLRRFLRAAQPSHLMMPSVEMEFLANYLTELTLIECQFLKYLPSVIAASAVFLAKWTMNQSSHPWNATLEHYTTYKASDLKECVQALQDLQLNTKGCPLNSIRIKYRQDMFKCVAVFTSPKVPERLF; encoded by the exons ATGAAGGAGATAGCTGTTTCCGGGAACACAGTTCCTCTCCATGCTCGCCCTGTAACTCGTGCCCTTGCCTCTGCTCTGCGTGCGTCTAAGTTGTTGATTACATCTTCTTCACCCAACCAGGGAAGGGTTCTGAGAGCAAACAGCAAAAGAAGAGCCTTTGATGATGATAAGAAGAATGCCAGTCCacctaagaagaagaagaagcgagCTCTTCTTAAAGACATCACAAATGTTACCTCCCATAATAATTCTTATACTACAAGCTGCTTCAGTGCAGCTAAACTTCAGGTTGTTGTTCATATACACAATACAATGCTTCTTCTTAAAATTGTCAAGAAACATGTTTGTTGCTTACAAGTgtcccatttttttttaaaggtgcAGATAAAGAAGGGAAGGGCATGTTCTTCCAAGGTGGCATCATCTTCTGCTACTTCACAAGTTACAGATGATGTAAAGTTACAAGTTGTGTCAGATTCAGAAGGAGTAAGCTTGTCTGGCTGTACAGGCACAAACGAAGCATCTTCTAGCTCAAAGCCGAGTTCCAGGTTGCCTCCAAGACCCCTTGGGAGATTAACTTCTACAG TTGAGAGAAGTTGTGTTGGAGGAAGTTCCACTGTGGCAAGTATCCCCAAATTCATTGACATTGATTCAGATGTTAAAGATCCTCTTCTCTGTAGCCTATATGCACCTGATATCCACTACAACCTGCGTGTTTCTGAG CTTAAACGCAGACCATGTCCTGATTTTATGGGGAGAACACAAAGAGATGTGACTCAGACAATGCGTGGAGTCCTGGTTGATTGGCTTGTTGAG GTCTCAGAGGAATACACACTTGCATCTGACACTCTCTACCTCACAGTGTATCTCATAGACTGGTTTCTACATGGGAACTGCATGGAAAGACAAAGACTTCAATTGCTGGGCATCACTTGTATGCTCATTGCTTC AAAGTACGAGGAAATCTATGCGCCACGCATTGAAGAGTTCTGCTTCATCACGGATAACACTTACACAAGAGATGAGGTCCTGGAAATGGAGAGCCAAGTACTGAAGCATTTCAGCTTTCAAATATACACTCCCACTTCTAAAACATTCCTCAG GAGATTTCTCCGAGCAGCTCAACCTTCTCACCTG ATGATGCCAAGTGTGGAAATGGAGTTTCTGGCGAATTATCTGACGGAATTGACGTTAATAGAGTGTCAGTTCTTGAAGTACCTACCTTCGGTTATAGCTGCATCGGCTGTTTTTCTAGCCAAGTGGACAATGAACCAATCAAGCCACCCTTGG aaTGCAACACTTGAGCATTACACAACGTATAAAGCCTCGGATCTCAAAGAATGTGTTCAGGCCTTGCAAGATCTGCAGCTCAACACCAAAGGATGTCCCTTAAACTCCATACGCATCAAGTACAGGCAAGACATG TTCAAATGCGTGGCGGTGTTCACATCTCCAAAGGTACCTGAGAGGCTATTCTGA
- the LOC103832492 gene encoding cyclin-A2-4 isoform X3, giving the protein MKEIAVSGNTVPLHARPVTRALASALRASKLLITSSSPNQGRVLRANSKRRAFDDDKKNASPPKKKKKRALLKDITNVTSHNNSYTTSCFSAAKLQIKKGRACSSKVASSSATSQVTDDVKLQVVSDSEGVSLSGCTGTNEASSSSKPSSRLPPRPLGRLTSTVERSCVGGSSTVASIPKFIDIDSDVKDPLLCSLYAPDIHYNLRVSELKRRPCPDFMGRTQRDVTQTMRGVLVDWLVEVSEEYTLASDTLYLTVYLIDWFLHGNCMERQRLQLLGITCMLIASKYEEIYAPRIEEFCFITDNTYTRDEVLEMESQVLKHFSFQIYTPTSKTFLRRFLRAAQPSHLMMPSVEMEFLANYLTELTLIECQFLKYLPSVIAASAVFLAKWTMNQSSHPWNATLEHYTTYKASDLKECVQALQDLQLNTKGCPLNSIRIKYRQDMFKCVAVFTSPKVPERLF; this is encoded by the exons ATGAAGGAGATAGCTGTTTCCGGGAACACAGTTCCTCTCCATGCTCGCCCTGTAACTCGTGCCCTTGCCTCTGCTCTGCGTGCGTCTAAGTTGTTGATTACATCTTCTTCACCCAACCAGGGAAGGGTTCTGAGAGCAAACAGCAAAAGAAGAGCCTTTGATGATGATAAGAAGAATGCCAGTCCacctaagaagaagaagaagcgagCTCTTCTTAAAGACATCACAAATGTTACCTCCCATAATAATTCTTATACTACAAGCTGCTTCAGTGCAGCTAAACTTCAG ATAAAGAAGGGAAGGGCATGTTCTTCCAAGGTGGCATCATCTTCTGCTACTTCACAAGTTACAGATGATGTAAAGTTACAAGTTGTGTCAGATTCAGAAGGAGTAAGCTTGTCTGGCTGTACAGGCACAAACGAAGCATCTTCTAGCTCAAAGCCGAGTTCCAGGTTGCCTCCAAGACCCCTTGGGAGATTAACTTCTACAG TTGAGAGAAGTTGTGTTGGAGGAAGTTCCACTGTGGCAAGTATCCCCAAATTCATTGACATTGATTCAGATGTTAAAGATCCTCTTCTCTGTAGCCTATATGCACCTGATATCCACTACAACCTGCGTGTTTCTGAG CTTAAACGCAGACCATGTCCTGATTTTATGGGGAGAACACAAAGAGATGTGACTCAGACAATGCGTGGAGTCCTGGTTGATTGGCTTGTTGAG GTCTCAGAGGAATACACACTTGCATCTGACACTCTCTACCTCACAGTGTATCTCATAGACTGGTTTCTACATGGGAACTGCATGGAAAGACAAAGACTTCAATTGCTGGGCATCACTTGTATGCTCATTGCTTC AAAGTACGAGGAAATCTATGCGCCACGCATTGAAGAGTTCTGCTTCATCACGGATAACACTTACACAAGAGATGAGGTCCTGGAAATGGAGAGCCAAGTACTGAAGCATTTCAGCTTTCAAATATACACTCCCACTTCTAAAACATTCCTCAG GAGATTTCTCCGAGCAGCTCAACCTTCTCACCTG ATGATGCCAAGTGTGGAAATGGAGTTTCTGGCGAATTATCTGACGGAATTGACGTTAATAGAGTGTCAGTTCTTGAAGTACCTACCTTCGGTTATAGCTGCATCGGCTGTTTTTCTAGCCAAGTGGACAATGAACCAATCAAGCCACCCTTGG aaTGCAACACTTGAGCATTACACAACGTATAAAGCCTCGGATCTCAAAGAATGTGTTCAGGCCTTGCAAGATCTGCAGCTCAACACCAAAGGATGTCCCTTAAACTCCATACGCATCAAGTACAGGCAAGACATG TTCAAATGCGTGGCGGTGTTCACATCTCCAAAGGTACCTGAGAGGCTATTCTGA
- the LOC103832492 gene encoding cyclin-A2-4 isoform X2 has translation MKEIAVSGNTVPLHARPVTRALASALRASKLLITSSSPNQGRVLRANSKRRAFDDDKKNASPPKKKKKRALLKDITNVTSHNNSYTTSCFSAAKLQVQIKKGRACSSKVASSSATSQVTDDVKLQVVSDSEGVSLSGCTGTNEASSSSKPSSRLPPRPLGRLTSTVERSCVGGSSTVASIPKFIDIDSDVKDPLLCSLYAPDIHYNLRVSELKRRPCPDFMGRTQRDVTQTMRGVLVDWLVEVSEEYTLASDTLYLTVYLIDWFLHGNCMERQRLQLLGITCMLIASKYEEIYAPRIEEFCFITDNTYTRDEVLEMESQVLKHFSFQIYTPTSKTFLRRFLRAAQPSHLMMPSVEMEFLANYLTELTLIECQFLKYLPSVIAASAVFLAKWTMNQSSHPWNATLEHYTTYKASDLKECVQALQDLQLNTKGCPLNSIRIKYRQDMFKCVAVFTSPKVPERLF, from the exons ATGAAGGAGATAGCTGTTTCCGGGAACACAGTTCCTCTCCATGCTCGCCCTGTAACTCGTGCCCTTGCCTCTGCTCTGCGTGCGTCTAAGTTGTTGATTACATCTTCTTCACCCAACCAGGGAAGGGTTCTGAGAGCAAACAGCAAAAGAAGAGCCTTTGATGATGATAAGAAGAATGCCAGTCCacctaagaagaagaagaagcgagCTCTTCTTAAAGACATCACAAATGTTACCTCCCATAATAATTCTTATACTACAAGCTGCTTCAGTGCAGCTAAACTTCAG gtgcAGATAAAGAAGGGAAGGGCATGTTCTTCCAAGGTGGCATCATCTTCTGCTACTTCACAAGTTACAGATGATGTAAAGTTACAAGTTGTGTCAGATTCAGAAGGAGTAAGCTTGTCTGGCTGTACAGGCACAAACGAAGCATCTTCTAGCTCAAAGCCGAGTTCCAGGTTGCCTCCAAGACCCCTTGGGAGATTAACTTCTACAG TTGAGAGAAGTTGTGTTGGAGGAAGTTCCACTGTGGCAAGTATCCCCAAATTCATTGACATTGATTCAGATGTTAAAGATCCTCTTCTCTGTAGCCTATATGCACCTGATATCCACTACAACCTGCGTGTTTCTGAG CTTAAACGCAGACCATGTCCTGATTTTATGGGGAGAACACAAAGAGATGTGACTCAGACAATGCGTGGAGTCCTGGTTGATTGGCTTGTTGAG GTCTCAGAGGAATACACACTTGCATCTGACACTCTCTACCTCACAGTGTATCTCATAGACTGGTTTCTACATGGGAACTGCATGGAAAGACAAAGACTTCAATTGCTGGGCATCACTTGTATGCTCATTGCTTC AAAGTACGAGGAAATCTATGCGCCACGCATTGAAGAGTTCTGCTTCATCACGGATAACACTTACACAAGAGATGAGGTCCTGGAAATGGAGAGCCAAGTACTGAAGCATTTCAGCTTTCAAATATACACTCCCACTTCTAAAACATTCCTCAG GAGATTTCTCCGAGCAGCTCAACCTTCTCACCTG ATGATGCCAAGTGTGGAAATGGAGTTTCTGGCGAATTATCTGACGGAATTGACGTTAATAGAGTGTCAGTTCTTGAAGTACCTACCTTCGGTTATAGCTGCATCGGCTGTTTTTCTAGCCAAGTGGACAATGAACCAATCAAGCCACCCTTGG aaTGCAACACTTGAGCATTACACAACGTATAAAGCCTCGGATCTCAAAGAATGTGTTCAGGCCTTGCAAGATCTGCAGCTCAACACCAAAGGATGTCCCTTAAACTCCATACGCATCAAGTACAGGCAAGACATG TTCAAATGCGTGGCGGTGTTCACATCTCCAAAGGTACCTGAGAGGCTATTCTGA
- the LOC103832493 gene encoding aromatic aminotransferase ISS1 isoform X1, with protein sequence MKVKSKRELVCLKRCSYLFFSLFRCFPLWSRCLLYSEQVSFTLYIETVGLDDPNCKKNIEMGSLEMLSRRTMSTDMPVMAQVNLLLLLYSEFVCVFCFYVTNTVGFCVQIRKLMAELTNPMSLAQGVVHWQPPQKALDKVKDVVLDPTVSSYGPDEGIPELRQALQKKLREENKLTKSAVMVTAGANQAFVNLVLILSDPGDSVVMFQPYYFNAYMAFQMTGVTNIIVGPAHPDTLYPDADWLERTLSESKPTPKVVTVVNPGNPSGTYVPEPLLKRISKICKDAGCWLIVDNTYEYFMYDGLKHCCVEGDHIVNVFSFSKTYGMMGWRLGYIAYSENLKGFARELVKIQDNIPICASIISQRLAVYALEEGTGWITERVKGLVKNREIVKEALEPLGMENVKGGEGAIYLWAKLPEEHGDDFKAVRWLAHRHGVVVIPGSASGSPGHVRVSFGGLKEEEMRAAAERLRKGLEELVHLGMVE encoded by the exons ATGAAAGTAAAAAGCAAAAGGGAGTTGGTGTGCCTAAAACGCTGCTCATacctctttttctctctcttcagGTGTTTTCCTTTGTGGAGTAGGTGCTTGCTTTACTCTGAACAAGTCTCCTTTACTCTTTATATCGAAACAGTTGGATTGGACGACCCtaattgcaaaaaaaatatcGAAATGGGATCGTTGGAGATGCTTTCGAGGAGAACAATGAGCACAGACATGCCCGTTATGGCTCAGGTCAACCTCCTACTCCTACTCTACTCGGAATTCGtttgtgttttttgtttttatgtgaCAAACACTGTTGGTTTTTGCGTGCAGATTAGGAAGTTAATGGCTGAGTTGACCAACCCCATGTCTCTTGCTCAG GGAGTGGTGCATTGGCAGCCTCCTCAAAAGGCTTTAGATAAGGTCAAGGACGTTGTGTTGGATCCTACGGTTAGCTCTTATGGACCAGATGAAGGTATTCCCGAGCTTAGGCAGGCTCTTCAGAAAAAGCTGCGTGAAGAAAACAAGCTAACTAAATCTGCAGTGATGGTTACCGCTGGAGCCAACCAG GCGTTTGTGAATCTTGTTCTTATACTAAGCGATCCCGGTGATTCAGTTGTCATGTTTCAGCCATACTACTTCAATGCTTACATGGCCTTCCAGATGACTGGAGTCACCAACATTATCGTTGGTCCTGCCCATCCAGATACTCTCTATCCCGACGCTG acTGGTTAGAGAGGACACTCTCTGAGTCTAAACCGACCCCAAAGGTTGTAACTGTTGTGAATCCTGGTAACCCAAGCGGCACCTATGTCCCCGAACCGCTTCTTAAGAGGATTTCAAAGATATGCAAAGATGCAGGATGTTGGCTGATTGTAGATAACACATACGA GTATTTCATGTATGACGGTTTAAAACATTGTTGCGTGGAGGGAGACCACATTGTTAacgtcttctccttctctaaaaCCTATGGCATGATGGGTTGGAGGCTTGGATAT ATAGCTTACTCGGAGAACTTAAAAGGGTTTGCGAGAGAGCTTGTGAAGATTCAAGACAACATCCCAATATGTGCCTCCATAATATCTCAGCGCCTGGCTGTATACGCACTAGAGGAAGGTACTGGGTGGATAACAGAACGGGTAAAGGGTCTGGTGAAGAACAGGGAGATTGTTAAAGAGGCCCTTGAGCCGCTGGGGATGGAGAACGTTAAGGGAGGAGAAGGAGCGATTTACTTGTGGGCAAAGCTACCAGAGGAACACGGAGATGATTTCAAGGCGGTGAGATGGCTGGCTCACCGTCATGGAGTGGTGGTGATCCCCGGGAGTGCAAGCGGTAGCCCCGGGCATGTGCGGGTGTCGTTTGGAGGGTTGAAGGAGGAAGAAATGAGAGCTGCTGCAGAGAGGCTGAGGAAAGGATTAGAGGAGCTGGTTCACCTTGGAATGGTGGAGTGA
- the LOC103832493 gene encoding aromatic aminotransferase ISS1 isoform X2: protein MKVKSKRELVCLKRCSYLFFSLFRCFPLWSRCLLYSEQVSFTLYIETVGLDDPNCKKNIEMGSLEMLSRRTMSTDMPVMAQIRKLMAELTNPMSLAQGVVHWQPPQKALDKVKDVVLDPTVSSYGPDEGIPELRQALQKKLREENKLTKSAVMVTAGANQAFVNLVLILSDPGDSVVMFQPYYFNAYMAFQMTGVTNIIVGPAHPDTLYPDADWLERTLSESKPTPKVVTVVNPGNPSGTYVPEPLLKRISKICKDAGCWLIVDNTYEYFMYDGLKHCCVEGDHIVNVFSFSKTYGMMGWRLGYIAYSENLKGFARELVKIQDNIPICASIISQRLAVYALEEGTGWITERVKGLVKNREIVKEALEPLGMENVKGGEGAIYLWAKLPEEHGDDFKAVRWLAHRHGVVVIPGSASGSPGHVRVSFGGLKEEEMRAAAERLRKGLEELVHLGMVE, encoded by the exons ATGAAAGTAAAAAGCAAAAGGGAGTTGGTGTGCCTAAAACGCTGCTCATacctctttttctctctcttcagGTGTTTTCCTTTGTGGAGTAGGTGCTTGCTTTACTCTGAACAAGTCTCCTTTACTCTTTATATCGAAACAGTTGGATTGGACGACCCtaattgcaaaaaaaatatcGAAATGGGATCGTTGGAGATGCTTTCGAGGAGAACAATGAGCACAGACATGCCCGTTATGGCTCAG ATTAGGAAGTTAATGGCTGAGTTGACCAACCCCATGTCTCTTGCTCAG GGAGTGGTGCATTGGCAGCCTCCTCAAAAGGCTTTAGATAAGGTCAAGGACGTTGTGTTGGATCCTACGGTTAGCTCTTATGGACCAGATGAAGGTATTCCCGAGCTTAGGCAGGCTCTTCAGAAAAAGCTGCGTGAAGAAAACAAGCTAACTAAATCTGCAGTGATGGTTACCGCTGGAGCCAACCAG GCGTTTGTGAATCTTGTTCTTATACTAAGCGATCCCGGTGATTCAGTTGTCATGTTTCAGCCATACTACTTCAATGCTTACATGGCCTTCCAGATGACTGGAGTCACCAACATTATCGTTGGTCCTGCCCATCCAGATACTCTCTATCCCGACGCTG acTGGTTAGAGAGGACACTCTCTGAGTCTAAACCGACCCCAAAGGTTGTAACTGTTGTGAATCCTGGTAACCCAAGCGGCACCTATGTCCCCGAACCGCTTCTTAAGAGGATTTCAAAGATATGCAAAGATGCAGGATGTTGGCTGATTGTAGATAACACATACGA GTATTTCATGTATGACGGTTTAAAACATTGTTGCGTGGAGGGAGACCACATTGTTAacgtcttctccttctctaaaaCCTATGGCATGATGGGTTGGAGGCTTGGATAT ATAGCTTACTCGGAGAACTTAAAAGGGTTTGCGAGAGAGCTTGTGAAGATTCAAGACAACATCCCAATATGTGCCTCCATAATATCTCAGCGCCTGGCTGTATACGCACTAGAGGAAGGTACTGGGTGGATAACAGAACGGGTAAAGGGTCTGGTGAAGAACAGGGAGATTGTTAAAGAGGCCCTTGAGCCGCTGGGGATGGAGAACGTTAAGGGAGGAGAAGGAGCGATTTACTTGTGGGCAAAGCTACCAGAGGAACACGGAGATGATTTCAAGGCGGTGAGATGGCTGGCTCACCGTCATGGAGTGGTGGTGATCCCCGGGAGTGCAAGCGGTAGCCCCGGGCATGTGCGGGTGTCGTTTGGAGGGTTGAAGGAGGAAGAAATGAGAGCTGCTGCAGAGAGGCTGAGGAAAGGATTAGAGGAGCTGGTTCACCTTGGAATGGTGGAGTGA
- the LOC103832494 gene encoding gibberellin 3-beta-dioxygenase 2 produces MEEYEEHMQKLAAKLMWLALGSLGVEEKDIEWAGISSDFQGSQAAIQLNHYPICPEPDRAMGLAAHTDSTLMTILYQNNTAGLQVFRDDVGWITVPPVPGSLVVNVGDLLHILTNGIFQSVLHRARVNHIRSRFSMAYLWGPPSEQMISPLPKLVDPPQSPLYPSLTWKQYPATKAIHFNQSLSFIRNCLSLDQIS; encoded by the coding sequence ATGGAAGAGTACGAAGAACATATGCAAAAGTTGGCAGCGAAGTTGATGTGGTTAGCACTGGGTTCACTGGGAGTTGAAGAAAAAGACATTGAATGGGCTGGGATTAGTTCAGACTTTCAAGGGTCCCAAGCAGCTATCCAACTAAACCACTATCCAATATGCCCAGAACCAGACCGAGCAATGGGCCTTGCGGCACATACCGACTCAACTCTCATGACCATACTGTACCAGAACAACACTGCCGGTCTCCAGGTTTTCAGGGATGACGTGGGCTGGATCACCGTGCCACCTGTCCCTGGATCACTAGTGGTCAACGTCGGTGACTTACTGCACATTTTGACCAACGGAATATTCCAGAGCGTTCTTCACCGAGCTAGAGTTAACCACATCCGATCTCGCTTCTCCATGGCTTACCTGTGGGGTCCACCTTCTGAGCAAATGATCTCTCCGCTTCCCAAACTGGTTGATCCTCCGCAGTCTCCTCTTTACCCATCTCTCACTTGGAAACAGTACCCTGCAACCAAAGCTATCCATTTTAATCAGTCTCTTTCCTTTATTAGAAACTGTCTGTCTTTAGACCAAATCTCTTGA
- the LOC103832495 gene encoding molybdate transporter 2 — METATTPLLSGRCGWLRRRLRLKNPLSSELSGAVGDLGTFIPIVLTLTLVSNLDLSATLIFTGFYNIATGLLFDIPMPVQPMKSIAAVAVSETPHLTPSQIAAAGASTAATLLLLGATGAMSFLYNLIPLPVVRGVQLSQGLQFAFTAIKYVRYDYDTATLKPSSSPRSWLGLDGLVLALAALLFIILSTGSGTDRDCAGDGDFPASNEAQSRRRRLRLLSSIPSALIVFFVGLVLCFIRDPSIFKDLKFGPSKFKILKITWEDWKIGFVRAAIPQIPLSVLNSVIAVCKLSNDLFDKELSATTVSVSVGVMNLIGCWFGAMPVCHGAGGLAGQYRFGARSGLSVVFLGVGKLIVGLVFGNSFVRILSQFPIGILGVLLLFAGIELAMASKDMNTKEDSFIMLVCAAVSMTGSSAALGFGCGVVLYLLLKLRTLDSSETASHVA; from the coding sequence ATGGAGACAGCGaccactcctcttctctccggCCGATGCGGGTGGCTCCGCCGTCGTCTCCGCCTCAAGAACCCTCTTTCCTCTGAACTCTCCGGCGCCGTCGGGGATCTTGGCACCTTCATCCCCATCGTCCTGACCCTGACTCTCGTCTCCAATCTCGATCTCTCCGCCACTCTCATCTTCACTGGATTCTACAACATCGCCACAGGCCTCCTCTTCGACATCCCTATGCCCGTCCAGCCCATGAAGTCCATCGCCGCCGTCGCCGTCTCCGAGACACCCCATCTCACCCCTTCTCAGATCGCCGCCGCCGGAGCATCCACTGCCGCAACGCTCCTCCTCCTCGGCGCCACGGGAGCCATGTCTTTCCTCTACAACCTCATCCCTCTCCCGGTGGTACGAGGCGTCCAGCTTTCTCAGGGGCTTCAGTTCGCCTTCACCGCCATCAAATACGTGAGGTATGACTACGACACTGCCACTCTCAAGCCCTCTTCTTCTCCCCGTTCCTGGCTCGGCCTCGACGGCCTTGTCTTGGCTCTTGCTGCCCTTCTCTTCATCATTTTGTCCACCGGCTCCGGCACCGACAGAGACTGCGCCGGAGATGGAGATTTCCCCGCCAGCAACGAAGCGCAATCTCGCCGGAGGAGACTGCGTCTTCTCTCTTCGATTCCATCTGCGCTAATCGTGTTCTTTGTCGGGTTAGTGCTCTGTTTCATACGCGATCCTTCCATTTTCAAAGACCTTAAATTTGGTCCGTCAAAGTTCAAGATCCTGAAAATCACTTGGGAGGATTGGAAGATCGGGTTTGTACGGGCGGCGATTCCTCAGATTCCACTCTCTGTGCTTAACTCTGTGATCGCTGTCTGTAAATTATCCAATGACTTGTTCGACAAGGAACTATCAGCTACTACAGTCTCCGTAAGCGTTGGTGTGATGAACTTAATCGGGTGCTGGTTTGGCGCAATGCCGGTTTGTCACGGTGCGGGTGGGTTAGCTGGGCAGTATCGTTTCGGCGCGAGGAGTGGTTTGTCGGTTGTCTTTCTCGGAGTCGGGAAACTGATTGTGGGTTTGGTGTTTGGGAACTCGTTTGTGAGGATTCTGAGCCAGTTTCCGATCGGAATACTGGGGGTTCTCTTGCTGTTCGCAGGGATCGAACTTGCCATGGCTTCCAAAGATATGAACACGAAGGAAGATTCGTTTATCATGCTGGTCTGCGCTGCTGTATCAATGACAGGCTCAAGCGCAGCCCTGGGGTTTGGGTGTGGAGTTGTTCTTTACTTGCTACTGAAGCTAAGAACGCTAGACTCTTCCGAAACAGCTTCTCATGTGGCCTAA